A genomic segment from Flavobacterium litorale encodes:
- the udk gene encoding uridine kinase, whose translation MLIIGIAGGTGSGKTTVVHQIMNELPASEVGIISQDSYYKDNSELSFEDRAKINFDHPRAIDFELLTEHLKKLRKGKTIEQPVYSFVTHNRTKDTVITHPRKVMIIEGILILASPQLRDMFDIKIYVHADSDERLIRRLKRDIAERGRDMDEVLNRYQTTLKPMHEQFIEPTKAHADIIIPNDKYNTVAIDVVRAVINQRLT comes from the coding sequence ATGCTTATCATAGGAATTGCAGGCGGTACCGGAAGCGGTAAAACTACTGTTGTACACCAGATAATGAATGAACTACCTGCTAGCGAAGTGGGTATAATATCGCAAGACTCGTATTATAAAGATAATTCAGAGCTTAGTTTTGAGGACAGGGCTAAAATAAACTTTGACCATCCGAGAGCTATTGATTTTGAATTGCTAACAGAGCATTTAAAAAAATTACGAAAAGGCAAAACAATAGAGCAACCCGTATATTCGTTTGTTACCCACAACAGAACAAAAGATACTGTAATTACGCACCCCCGAAAGGTAATGATTATAGAGGGCATCCTTATATTGGCTAGCCCCCAGCTAAGAGATATGTTTGATATTAAAATTTATGTACATGCCGATTCTGACGAAAGATTAATCCGTCGTTTAAAACGAGATATTGCCGAGAGAGGTCGTGATATGGACGAGGTATTAAATCGTTACCAAACTACCCTAAAACCAATGCACGAGCAGTTTATAGAGCCAACTAAAGCCCATGCCGATATTATTATACCTAACGATAAATACAATACAGTAGCTATAGATGTTGTACGGGCAGTAATAAACCAACGATTGACTTAA
- a CDS encoding OmpA family protein yields the protein MKRILLITCLLFSITTCFAQYKLKKADKLFDAMAYVDAAKAYQSYIDAGYTPTKQTKLKIADTYYYINNYQQAQNWYEKSDIANLDEAHLHRYIQALRVTEQYQKADNVLQNHLEQAGNMDLLKRFKREKKQLDSINTTPPLYSIINLASNSTKADFGTAFYGNKIVFSSSKDTAHLGGRKYQWNEQPFLDLYVAEYNAADSSFTNEEKFMRKAQTRYHNSSVAFTPDLQTVYYSTNTVTAYDRLNSANDGTNNIRIVKGTIADEKITDTQVLPFNNINYSVAHPALSADGKYLFFTSDMPGGYGETDIYVVTINDDGTYGAPKNLGATINTAGKEMFPFVNDETLYFASDGHYGLGGLDIFESTIKADMTFTDPKNAGKPVNSNRDDFAYSIDKQNNYGYFSSNRSGGKGDDDIYYFTKQKPPCIHTLTGIVTDANSGAPIAGVTVIAEGNHDKVGQVVTNDAGVYTIPDVPCNYYIMVTASKANYSKDEKDTETPGRPSGEVKIDLQLVNFKDLVVKEDNVEKIKIEPIYFDFDKSDITPQAAKELDKVVYVLDNFPEIIIKIESHTDSRGNDAYNKRLSERRAQATYNYIMAKGIAPKRIISVTGYGESQLRNKCSNGVQCTEEEHLYNRRSDFIIVQK from the coding sequence ATGAAAAGAATACTACTTATAACCTGTTTATTGTTTAGCATAACCACTTGTTTTGCACAGTACAAACTCAAAAAAGCCGATAAGCTGTTTGATGCTATGGCGTATGTAGATGCTGCCAAAGCCTACCAATCGTACATAGATGCTGGCTACACTCCCACAAAACAAACAAAACTAAAAATTGCCGATACCTACTATTATATTAACAACTACCAACAAGCACAGAACTGGTATGAAAAGAGTGATATTGCTAATTTAGATGAAGCTCATTTACATAGATACATACAAGCATTACGCGTCACCGAGCAGTACCAAAAAGCCGATAATGTGTTGCAAAATCATTTAGAGCAGGCAGGTAATATGGATTTATTGAAGCGATTTAAACGCGAAAAAAAGCAACTGGATAGTATTAATACAACACCACCGTTATACAGTATAATTAACCTTGCTAGTAATAGTACTAAAGCCGATTTTGGTACTGCTTTTTATGGCAATAAAATTGTTTTCTCGTCCAGTAAAGATACAGCCCATTTAGGAGGCAGAAAATACCAATGGAACGAACAACCATTTTTAGATTTATATGTTGCCGAGTACAACGCTGCCGATAGTTCTTTTACGAACGAGGAAAAGTTTATGCGCAAAGCACAAACACGCTACCATAATTCGTCAGTAGCTTTTACACCCGATTTACAAACCGTTTATTACAGTACCAATACCGTAACGGCTTACGATAGGCTTAATAGCGCCAACGATGGTACAAACAATATACGCATTGTAAAAGGTACTATAGCCGACGAGAAAATAACAGATACTCAAGTGCTACCGTTTAATAACATTAACTACTCCGTAGCGCACCCTGCATTAAGTGCCGATGGCAAATACCTGTTTTTTACGAGCGATATGCCTGGCGGGTACGGCGAAACCGATATTTACGTTGTTACTATTAATGATGATGGTACGTATGGTGCGCCCAAAAACCTTGGTGCAACTATAAATACAGCAGGAAAAGAAATGTTTCCGTTTGTAAACGACGAAACGCTCTATTTTGCATCCGATGGTCATTATGGGTTGGGCGGATTGGATATTTTTGAAAGCACTATAAAAGCCGATATGACTTTTACAGACCCCAAAAACGCAGGAAAACCTGTAAATAGCAACCGCGATGATTTTGCTTATAGTATTGATAAGCAAAATAACTATGGTTATTTCTCATCCAACCGAAGTGGTGGTAAAGGGGATGACGATATTTATTACTTTACCAAACAAAAGCCACCTTGTATTCATACACTTACAGGTATTGTAACCGATGCCAATAGCGGAGCACCTATTGCAGGTGTTACTGTAATTGCCGAAGGAAATCATGATAAAGTTGGACAAGTAGTAACAAATGATGCAGGCGTATATACCATACCAGACGTTCCTTGCAATTACTATATAATGGTTACAGCATCTAAAGCAAATTATAGTAAAGATGAGAAAGATACCGAAACGCCTGGCAGACCCTCTGGGGAAGTGAAAATAGATTTGCAACTAGTTAATTTTAAAGACCTTGTTGTTAAAGAAGATAACGTAGAGAAAATTAAAATAGAACCTATTTATTTTGATTTCGATAAATCGGATATTACGCCACAAGCAGCAAAAGAGCTCGATAAGGTAGTATACGTACTAGATAATTTTCCTGAAATAATTATAAAAATAGAATCCCATACCGATTCGAGAGGGAACGATGCCTATAACAAACGCCTTTCCGAGAGGAGGGCACAAGCCACTTACAACTACATTATGGCTAAAGGTATAGCACCAAAGCGCATAATAAGTGTTACAGGTTACGGAGAATCGCAATTACGCAACAAATGCAGCAACGGTGTGCAGTGTACCGAAGAAGAACACCTGTACAACAGGCGGTCTGATTTTATAATTGTCCAAAAATAA
- a CDS encoding peptidylprolyl isomerase produces the protein MKLKKVLLSLCLCVVATMAAQQQNKEVLFTIDGNPYYTNEFVRVYNKNLELVKDDSQKDLDNYLDLFIGYKLKVNKANKLGLQNGKKYLNELKSYRIQLSKNYLTDTKVTDELIREAYERSKKEINASHILFMVGENAEPADTLKAYNKAMDVRKKILAGQDFGKLAAQYSEDPSAKQNEGNLGYFSVFRMVYKFENGAYSTPKGEVSMPIRTRFGYHLIKVNDVRENRGDITAAHIMILKPRKEDAEQEAKAKQTIDEIYQKLKQGEDFESLAKQFSQDKSTAPVGGRLNKFSSGELSSVTFEDQAFALKTEGEYSKPFQSEYGWHIVKLIEKHPAKPFEDLKAEFEGRIKRDDRSKLIAASMTEKLRAKYTIDRNEKVYEKVLKTLNDKVYTKSWTIPADSDILDKTLVTINNDKQLKVKGYLDYLASHQTAVAPLKPLGKYAQNVFDKYINEELATYYDDNLEREFPEFGIVMEEYRDGLLLFELMEKEIWEKAKIDTVGLEQFYNKNVANYQWKQRVDADIYSSTDEDVIKKTRKYLKKGKNAEYIKEKLNTADNVAVIEKSGVFETDSDALPKQNKYKEGVSKIIQEDDYYYVINTNQVLPASAKSFTECKGRVINDYQQYLESTWVDTLRDEFTVKINQNAFEKVKKQLQQ, from the coding sequence ATGAAATTAAAAAAGGTTCTTTTAAGTTTATGCTTATGTGTTGTAGCAACAATGGCTGCGCAGCAACAAAATAAAGAGGTTTTATTTACCATAGATGGAAATCCGTATTATACCAACGAGTTTGTAAGAGTATATAACAAAAACCTTGAACTGGTAAAAGACGATTCTCAAAAAGATTTAGATAATTATCTTGACCTTTTTATAGGCTATAAACTAAAAGTAAATAAAGCAAACAAGCTTGGTTTGCAAAACGGCAAAAAGTACCTAAACGAGTTAAAATCGTACCGCATACAATTATCTAAAAACTACCTTACTGATACAAAAGTAACCGACGAACTTATTAGAGAAGCCTACGAACGCTCTAAAAAAGAAATCAACGCATCGCATATTCTGTTTATGGTAGGCGAAAATGCAGAACCTGCCGACACGCTTAAAGCGTACAACAAAGCAATGGATGTGCGTAAAAAAATACTAGCTGGGCAAGACTTTGGTAAACTTGCAGCACAATACTCTGAGGATCCATCAGCAAAACAAAATGAAGGCAACTTAGGGTATTTTTCAGTATTCAGAATGGTATACAAGTTTGAAAATGGTGCTTATAGCACACCAAAAGGAGAAGTATCTATGCCAATACGCACTCGTTTTGGATACCATTTAATAAAAGTAAATGATGTACGAGAGAACAGAGGTGATATTACTGCGGCTCATATAATGATACTAAAGCCAAGAAAAGAAGATGCTGAACAAGAAGCTAAGGCAAAACAAACCATAGACGAAATATACCAAAAGCTAAAACAAGGTGAAGATTTTGAAAGCCTTGCTAAGCAATTCTCACAAGATAAATCTACCGCACCAGTAGGAGGGAGGCTTAACAAATTTAGTTCGGGAGAGTTAAGTTCGGTAACTTTTGAAGACCAAGCGTTTGCATTAAAAACCGAAGGCGAGTACTCAAAACCATTTCAGTCAGAGTACGGATGGCATATCGTAAAACTAATCGAAAAACATCCAGCAAAACCTTTTGAAGATTTAAAAGCAGAATTTGAGGGTAGAATTAAACGCGACGACCGCTCTAAGTTAATTGCAGCCTCGATGACTGAAAAGTTGAGAGCAAAATATACAATAGACAGAAACGAAAAGGTATACGAAAAAGTATTAAAAACACTAAACGATAAGGTATACACAAAATCCTGGACGATACCTGCCGATAGCGATATTTTAGATAAAACATTAGTGACTATTAATAACGATAAGCAACTTAAGGTAAAAGGATATTTAGATTATCTGGCCTCACACCAAACTGCTGTTGCACCTTTAAAACCGTTAGGCAAATATGCTCAGAATGTATTTGATAAATACATAAACGAAGAGCTAGCTACTTACTATGATGATAACTTGGAAAGAGAATTTCCTGAGTTTGGTATTGTTATGGAAGAGTACCGCGATGGGTTATTGCTGTTTGAACTAATGGAGAAAGAAATATGGGAAAAAGCAAAGATAGATACTGTTGGACTTGAGCAGTTTTATAACAAAAATGTAGCCAATTACCAATGGAAGCAACGAGTGGATGCTGATATTTACTCTTCTACTGATGAAGATGTAATTAAGAAAACCAGAAAATACCTTAAAAAAGGTAAAAATGCAGAGTATATTAAAGAAAAGTTGAATACGGCAGATAACGTTGCTGTAATAGAAAAATCCGGTGTTTTTGAAACAGATAGTGACGCACTACCCAAACAAAACAAGTATAAAGAAGGCGTATCTAAAATTATACAAGAAGACGACTATTACTACGTAATAAATACCAACCAAGTACTACCTGCTAGTGCAAAATCGTTTACCGAATGTAAAGGACGTGTAATTAACGATTACCAGCAGTATTTAGAAAGTACGTGGGTAGATACTTTACGTGATGAGTTTACTGTAAAGATAAACCAAAACGCATTCGAAAAAGTTAAAAAACAGCTTCAGCAATAA
- a CDS encoding Ig-like domain-containing protein, which yields MVKKVQNLWQRLFLMALFFTVTLSYGQVPNAATATAGTAEIPNGFTANWNAEANATGYYLDVSESATFGSGTFASNLIISEYGEGSGGNKKYVEIFNGTGAAVDLANYKIWRISNGGSWPEAEVSLSGTLADGATYVIANNNTDVFNADMTSTTINHNGDDAVGLAWNGGSGATYNLIDAVGNGVDPGTAWSVAGVSGATKDKILIRKSSVLNPNTDWDDSRGTNVDNSEWIVSSFTYNSTAQTTDLGSHTFDGGFTPSFVAGYDGLDVGNVTSYMVTGLEPGTTYYYRVRAYNTSGAADNSNTIQVTTSVCGVVALPTADPQSLCADDATVANLTITTGAMPQWYAAETGGTALATDTAVTTGVYYVSQTVDGCESERAAVAVVIKPTPAMPTVTNLEICGAATVADLTVTAGDMPQWYTAETGGTALATDTAVTTGTYYVSQTVDDCESERAMVEVTIKAIPVAPTADAQAFCGATTVADLMVTAGNMPQWYAAETGGMALVTGAAVTTGVYYASQTVDGCESERTAVAITVNDIPEVPTADAQAFCGAATVADLMVTAGDMPQWYAAETGGMPLATDTDLTTTMYYVSQTVNGCESERAMVNVTVNPIPDAPTVDANVQEFCNVATLADIATNGENILWYETLTDGTALANDMALTEGTTIYYASQTVDGCESTARTAVAVVLTITVAPIVTDLTYCGATTVADLMVTEEEAIQWYNVATGGTALATDAAVTTGIYYASQTMDGCESERAMVSVTVNDIPVAPTADAQTFCGAATVADLMAAGDMPMWYDMPTGGTALAMTDALTTGMYYVSQTVNGCESERTMVNVTVNPIPVAPTADAQTFCGAATVADLMVAGDMPMWYDMETGGTALAMTDALTTGMYYVSQIVNDCESERTMVNVTVNDIPMMPTADAQTFCGMATVADLMVTSGDMPMWYATETGGDALTMTDALTTGTYYVSQTINGCESPRAMIDVTVNAIPEAPMAEEVQVFCNAATVAEIIIMGENLVWYASAAGDTTVSIDTPLSEGTTIYYASQTINGCESARTAVAAVLTVNDVPTVDAQTFCGFTTVADLIAEGTIMPQWYDAVAGGVPLTPETILTTGTYYVSQMINECESLRAAVEVTVNVTPMPVGDATQEFNAGDTIADLDVTGDNLVWYADEALTMIIDTTTELVDGATYYAVANNGDCPSVALAVTADEVLSTPTLTKANFTHYPNPVNDVLNLEFSENITTVIVYNLLGQPVLERNTNGTTVQVDMTSLLAGTYIVRAASANKTTSFKVLKN from the coding sequence ATGGTGAAAAAAGTACAAAATTTATGGCAACGTTTATTTTTAATGGCGTTGTTTTTTACGGTTACCCTTTCCTACGGTCAGGTACCTAATGCTGCTACTGCAACAGCAGGAACGGCAGAAATACCTAATGGTTTTACTGCCAACTGGAATGCAGAGGCAAATGCCACAGGATATTACCTAGACGTAAGCGAATCGGCAACCTTTGGTAGCGGTACGTTTGCCTCTAACCTAATTATCTCAGAGTATGGAGAAGGTAGTGGTGGAAATAAAAAATACGTTGAAATTTTTAACGGTACAGGTGCAGCGGTAGACTTAGCCAATTATAAGATATGGAGAATATCTAACGGTGGGAGTTGGCCAGAAGCAGAGGTGTCGCTTTCGGGTACACTAGCCGACGGCGCTACATATGTTATTGCCAATAACAATACAGACGTATTTAATGCTGACATGACTAGTACTACCATTAATCATAATGGTGATGATGCTGTAGGGCTTGCTTGGAATGGTGGTAGTGGTGCTACATATAATCTTATTGACGCGGTAGGTAATGGTGTTGACCCTGGGACAGCATGGAGTGTTGCAGGTGTTAGTGGTGCAACTAAAGATAAAATATTGATTAGAAAATCATCTGTTTTAAACCCTAATACGGATTGGGACGATTCCAGAGGTACGAATGTTGATAATTCAGAGTGGATTGTTTCATCGTTTACATACAACAGTACTGCACAAACCACAGATTTGGGTTCTCATACTTTTGATGGTGGCTTTACGCCATCTTTCGTAGCGGGTTATGACGGACTGGATGTAGGAAATGTAACATCATACATGGTAACAGGTTTGGAGCCTGGAACAACATATTATTACAGAGTTAGAGCTTACAACACTTCGGGGGCAGCAGACAATTCAAATACAATACAAGTTACAACGTCGGTTTGTGGCGTGGTAGCTTTACCAACAGCAGATCCACAATCGTTATGTGCCGATGATGCTACCGTAGCTAATTTAACAATTACTACAGGAGCAATGCCACAGTGGTACGCAGCCGAAACAGGTGGTACAGCATTAGCAACAGATACAGCTGTAACAACAGGTGTATACTATGTATCGCAAACCGTTGATGGTTGCGAAAGTGAAAGAGCAGCCGTTGCAGTAGTAATAAAACCTACGCCAGCTATGCCAACAGTTACTAACTTAGAAATTTGTGGTGCAGCTACCGTAGCCGATTTAACAGTTACCGCAGGCGATATGCCACAATGGTATACAGCCGAAACAGGCGGTACAGCATTAGCAACAGATACAGCTGTAACAACAGGAACATATTACGTATCGCAAACTGTAGATGATTGCGAGAGCGAAAGAGCAATGGTTGAAGTAACAATAAAAGCCATACCAGTAGCACCAACAGCCGATGCACAAGCATTTTGTGGTGCAACTACGGTAGCCGATTTAATGGTTACAGCAGGCAATATGCCACAGTGGTACGCAGCCGAAACGGGTGGTATGGCATTAGTAACAGGTGCAGCTGTGACAACAGGTGTGTACTACGCATCGCAAACTGTAGATGGTTGCGAAAGTGAAAGAACAGCCGTGGCAATAACAGTAAACGATATACCAGAGGTACCAACAGCCGATGCACAAGCATTTTGTGGTGCAGCTACCGTGGCCGATTTAATGGTTACAGCTGGCGATATGCCACAGTGGTACGCAGCCGAAACAGGTGGTATGCCATTAGCAACAGATACTGACCTTACAACAACAATGTACTATGTATCGCAAACCGTAAATGGATGCGAAAGTGAAAGAGCAATGGTTAACGTAACAGTAAACCCAATACCAGATGCACCTACAGTAGATGCAAACGTACAAGAGTTCTGTAATGTGGCAACTCTTGCCGATATAGCAACAAACGGAGAAAACATACTTTGGTACGAAACCCTTACAGACGGTACTGCATTAGCAAATGATATGGCACTTACAGAAGGTACAACGATTTACTATGCATCGCAAACTGTTGATGGATGCGAAAGTACAGCGCGTACAGCCGTTGCCGTAGTGCTTACTATTACTGTAGCACCTATAGTAACAGATTTAACATATTGCGGAGCAACAACAGTTGCTGATTTAATGGTTACGGAAGAAGAAGCAATACAATGGTATAACGTAGCAACAGGTGGAACAGCACTGGCAACAGATGCAGCTGTAACAACAGGAATATACTACGCATCGCAAACTATGGATGGTTGTGAAAGCGAAAGAGCAATGGTTAGCGTAACCGTAAACGATATACCAGTAGCACCAACAGCCGATGCGCAAACATTTTGTGGTGCGGCAACGGTAGCTGATTTGATGGCTGCAGGTGATATGCCAATGTGGTACGATATGCCAACTGGCGGAACAGCTTTAGCCATGACAGACGCCCTTACAACAGGTATGTACTATGTATCGCAAACCGTAAATGGATGTGAAAGTGAAAGAACAATGGTTAACGTAACGGTAAACCCAATACCAGTAGCACCAACAGCCGATGCACAAACATTTTGTGGTGCGGCAACAGTAGCTGACCTTATGGTAGCAGGCGATATGCCAATGTGGTACGATATGGAAACAGGTGGAACGGCTTTAGCTATGACCGATGCTCTTACAACAGGAATGTATTACGTATCGCAAATCGTAAATGATTGTGAGAGTGAAAGAACAATGGTTAACGTAACCGTAAACGATATACCGATGATGCCAACAGCCGATGCACAGACGTTTTGCGGAATGGCAACAGTAGCTGACTTAATGGTAACATCTGGCGATATGCCAATGTGGTATGCTACCGAAACAGGAGGCGATGCACTAACTATGACAGATGCTCTTACAACAGGAACATACTATGTATCGCAAACGATTAACGGATGTGAAAGTCCACGTGCAATGATTGATGTAACGGTTAATGCTATTCCCGAAGCACCTATGGCAGAAGAAGTACAGGTATTTTGTAATGCAGCAACCGTAGCCGAAATAATAATAATGGGTGAGAACTTAGTATGGTACGCTTCAGCAGCCGGTGATACGACTGTGAGTATTGATACTCCATTATCTGAAGGAACTACTATCTATTACGCATCACAAACCATAAACGGTTGTGAGAGTGCAAGAACTGCGGTAGCAGCCGTACTTACTGTAAATGATGTACCAACGGTAGATGCACAAACATTCTGTGGCTTTACAACAGTAGCCGATTTAATAGCGGAAGGTACAATAATGCCACAATGGTATGATGCAGTAGCAGGAGGTGTACCTTTAACCCCAGAAACAATACTAACAACAGGAACATACTATGTATCGCAAATGATAAACGAGTGCGAGAGTTTACGTGCAGCCGTAGAGGTTACCGTAAATGTTACACCAATGCCTGTAGGCGATGCTACACAAGAATTTAATGCAGGAGATACAATTGCCGACCTTGATGTAACAGGAGATAACTTGGTTTGGTATGCTGATGAAGCACTTACTATGATAATAGATACTACTACCGAGCTTGTAGATGGTGCTACCTATTACGCGGTAGCTAACAACGGCGATTGCCCAAGTGTAGCACTGGCAGTAACAGCAGATGAGGTATTGAGTACACCAACACTTACTAAAGCTAACTTTACACATTACCCCAACCCTGTTAACGATGTGCTTAACCTAGAGTTTAGCGAAAACATTACAACAGTAATTGTTTACAATTTATTAGGGCAACCAGTACTAGAGCGTAATACTAATGGTACTACCGTACAGGTAGACATGACAAGCCTATTGGCAGGAACTTATATTGTAAGAGCTGCAAGCGCTAACAAAACAACATCGTTTAAAGTACTTAAAAACTAA
- a CDS encoding PorP/SprF family type IX secretion system membrane protein: MKLFFTVLKGYLPLLFVLFAQNIVAQQDPQYTQYMYNTLTVNPAYTGSTEGLDATLQHRSQWIGIDGAPQTQAFTIHSPIWNDKVGLGLSATNERIGPTDEFYVNGNFSYTLYFGAEGRLAFGLKAGARVLNIDWSRGRFFQEGDPLLNNNINNRISATIGSGIYYYTSKWYAGVSIPNFLRDNYYDDIQETVVSDRLHYYVIGGYVFDLSDSVKFKPAVLGKIVSGSPITVDVSANFLLQEKLTLGLAYRWDDAMSALAGFQITEKFFLGYSYDYSVTELNKYNDGSHELILRFQLQPKTKRIKSSRFF; the protein is encoded by the coding sequence ATGAAGCTCTTTTTTACCGTTTTAAAAGGGTATTTACCGCTACTGTTTGTGCTGTTTGCGCAAAATATTGTAGCACAACAGGACCCACAATATACCCAGTACATGTACAATACGCTTACTGTAAATCCTGCTTATACAGGCTCTACAGAGGGGTTGGATGCTACGTTACAGCACCGCTCGCAATGGATAGGTATTGATGGTGCACCACAAACACAAGCATTTACCATACACTCGCCTATATGGAACGATAAAGTGGGCTTGGGTTTGAGTGCTACTAACGAGCGTATAGGTCCTACAGATGAGTTTTATGTTAACGGTAATTTTTCCTATACATTATATTTTGGCGCAGAGGGCAGGCTTGCTTTTGGGTTAAAAGCAGGTGCTAGGGTATTGAACATTGATTGGTCGCGTGGGCGATTTTTTCAAGAGGGCGACCCTTTACTCAATAACAATATTAACAACAGAATATCGGCTACTATAGGCTCGGGTATTTATTATTATACCAGTAAATGGTATGCAGGTGTATCCATCCCGAATTTTTTACGCGATAATTATTACGATGATATACAGGAAACGGTAGTTTCGGACAGGTTGCATTATTACGTTATAGGAGGATATGTTTTCGACTTATCGGACAGTGTAAAATTTAAACCTGCTGTTTTGGGTAAAATAGTATCAGGCTCTCCAATAACAGTAGATGTGTCAGCGAACTTCCTCTTACAAGAAAAACTTACGTTAGGGCTTGCCTACCGCTGGGACGATGCCATGAGTGCATTGGCGGGTTTCCAAATTACAGAAAAATTCTTTTTGGGCTACTCGTACGATTATTCGGTAACCGAATTAAACAAGTACAACGATGGTTCGCATGAGTTGATATTGCGTTTCCAGTTACAGCCTAAAACCAAACGTATTAAATCGTCCCGATTCTTTTAA
- a CDS encoding peptide chain release factor 3 — protein MGFTEEIDRRRTFGIISHPDAGKTTLTEKLLLFGGAIQEAGAVKSNKIKKGATSDFMEIERQRGISVATSVLAFNYKNKKINILDTPGHKDFAEDTFRTLTAVDSVIVVIDVAKGVEEQTEKLVKVCRMRNIPMLVFINKLDREGKDAFDLMDEVEQKLGLTVTPLSFPIGMGYDFQGIYNIWEKNINLFSGDSRKNIEETIAFSDIENPELEKLIGAKPAETLREELELIDEVYPPFDRDAYLKGDLQPVFFGSALNNFGVRELLDCFIDIAPTPRPKDSDSRTVTPNEDKFSGFVFKIHANMDPKHRDRIAFVKIVSGTFERNKPYLHVRLKKNLKFSSPNAFFAEKKEIVDVSYPGDIVGLHDTGNFKIGDTLTEGEQMSFKGIPSFSPEHFRYINNADPLKAKQLDKGINQLMDEGVAQLFTLEMNNRKVIGTVGALQYEVIQYRLEHEYGAKCSYENFPVHKACWVKPDDPKNNEFAEFKRIKQKFMAKDKYGQLVFLADSEFSIQMAQQKYPSVKLFFTSEFD, from the coding sequence ATGGGTTTTACGGAAGAAATTGACAGAAGACGGACATTTGGAATTATATCGCACCCCGATGCGGGTAAAACAACGCTTACCGAAAAATTATTGCTTTTTGGTGGTGCCATACAAGAAGCTGGAGCTGTAAAAAGCAACAAGATTAAAAAGGGTGCTACGAGTGACTTTATGGAGATTGAACGCCAAAGGGGTATATCCGTAGCTACATCGGTACTGGCATTTAATTATAAGAATAAGAAAATAAATATTCTTGATACTCCAGGTCACAAAGATTTTGCCGAAGATACCTTCCGTACGTTAACTGCCGTAGATAGTGTTATTGTTGTAATTGATGTTGCCAAAGGTGTTGAGGAACAAACGGAAAAACTGGTTAAGGTTTGCCGTATGCGAAACATACCTATGCTGGTTTTTATTAATAAGTTAGACCGTGAGGGTAAAGATGCTTTTGACCTTATGGATGAAGTGGAACAAAAACTCGGGCTTACGGTTACACCGCTGAGCTTCCCTATTGGTATGGGCTACGATTTTCAGGGTATTTATAACATTTGGGAAAAGAACATTAACCTATTTAGTGGCGATAGTCGTAAGAATATTGAGGAAACCATTGCTTTTTCTGATATTGAAAATCCTGAATTGGAAAAACTTATTGGAGCTAAGCCTGCCGAAACGTTGCGTGAAGAATTAGAACTTATAGACGAGGTATACCCGCCATTTGATAGAGATGCCTACCTTAAAGGCGATTTGCAGCCTGTATTTTTTGGTTCGGCATTAAATAATTTTGGGGTGCGTGAGTTATTGGATTGTTTTATTGATATTGCGCCTACACCACGACCTAAAGATTCTGATTCGCGTACGGTAACGCCTAATGAAGATAAATTTTCGGGTTTTGTATTTAAGATACATGCCAATATGGACCCTAAACACCGCGATAGGATTGCGTTTGTAAAAATAGTATCGGGTACTTTTGAGCGTAACAAACCTTACTTGCATGTGAGGTTAAAAAAGAATTTGAAATTTTCGAGCCCGAATGCTTTTTTTGCGGAGAAAAAAGAAATTGTAGATGTATCGTACCCTGGAGATATTGTGGGATTACACGATACAGGTAACTTTAAAATTGGTGATACGCTTACCGAAGGTGAGCAAATGAGTTTTAAAGGCATACCTAGTTTTTCGCCAGAGCATTTTAGATATATCAATAATGCAGACCCTTTAAAGGCAAAACAACTTGACAAGGGTATTAACCAGCTTATGGACGAAGGGGTAGCCCAGCTTTTTACTTTAGAGATGAATAACCGTAAGGTTATTGGTACTGTAGGTGCACTACAGTATGAGGTAATACAATACCGATTGGAGCACGAATATGGTGCAAAATGTTCGTACGAGAATTTCCCTGTACACAAAGCGTGTTGGGTAAAACCCGATGACCCTAAAAACAATGAATTTGCCGAGTTTAAACGAATAAAGCAAAAGTTTATGGCTAAAGATAAATATGGGCAATTGGTTTTTCTTGCCGATTCTGAATTTTCGATACAGATGGCGCAACAAAAATACCCTAGCGTAAAACTTTTTTTTACGTCTGAATTTGATTAA